GTTTATTTATATACTATCTATAATTAATATGTATACTAATGAGATTTCAAATTTTTATGATAATCTTAGTGAAGATTTAAAAAAGTCAATAAATAAACTTTATGAAACCGAGCAAGCAACTCAAGAGCAAAAAAGTCGAATGTATAGCTCTTATAAAGCAGCGCAAGAATACGGAATAAAAACTGGAAAAAGCACTGAGGAAATAATAAGTGACATTATAGACCATGTAAAAAAATTTATTAAAGACGTTCTGAAAGATAAATATTTAATAAAAAAACATAAAAATTCCAAAAATATGAAGCTTAATTGTAGCTGCAATAAAGGGATGTTAGATAAATGTGTTTAAAAAAATTAGGAGAGTATGATTCTATGGTATTTTTGGGGGCTGCTTATGGTATTCTTAATGATATTAATCAAAAAGTTCCAAAGCGATATCAATTGATTATAATCAACGAATTTAAAGATATACTATTTGTAAGTATACACAACTATGACAAGAGAATTTTTACAAGCTATGATCTAATTAAAACAATAAGAGATTTTCCCTAATTTATATAGTCAAGCTATGACAAAATTTAATAAATTAGTTAATTACTATTTCTAAATCAATAAAAGTCAATAAATACCAAATACCTGTCAATAGATATCAACAAGATAATAGTTAATGTTAATAATTAATAAATTGAATTACTATTTAGAGTAACAAGTTGTTAATTTTGTTATTTTAGGAGAATTTTCTTGAAAAGAGTTAAAAGGCCTTTTGATGATTATGTTGCGTATTTTAGAGAAGGATCGTTAAGCGATAAAGAAATAGCAGCTAAACTAAGGGTTTCCAAAGTAAATGTGTGGAGGATGAGACAAAAATGGAAAAGTGGAGAAAGTTTTGTTAACGAGGACTCTAGACTAACAATTAGTGAGGATATTTTTGAACACCTTTTATCACAAGCTTTTAAATCAGAAGTTAACGCCAAGAAAGTTAGAAGCGAATTGGATTTAGAGAGGGCTAATTTAGAATTAGGATTTATACGTGCATTTAAGCAATATTCTGGTGTTGAACTTGCTAGCATATATACTAAAATAGAAAATTTAATAACTGAAATTGACGCTTTAAATAAAGCAAATAGTAAAAAAAACAAGCAAGTTGTTAATGGAGAAATTAATTCTTTAAAAATCGAGCTTGATGAATATATAAAGGAGTGTTCAATAAGAGAAATGGAGCTTTACTATGAATGTATGAAAAAACTTGCAACTGCTAATGAGGCTGAAAGCAAAAACAACTACAAAAATAGTAAAGGGCACAAGTGAACTTATATCAAACAAAACTTTTTACAACATTACAAAAGGAATACAAAAATAAATATGGAGTTGACATATCGCAATTTATAAAGCTAACAAACTCTTTAATTGATTTTGCTAAGTTTGAAGAAAAACAGTTAACTTTAAAGCAAAAAAATGTAATAAAAAGCA
The window above is part of the Borreliella mayonii genome. Proteins encoded here:
- a CDS encoding DUF603 domain-containing protein, which encodes MKRVKRPFDDYVAYFREGSLSDKEIAAKLRVSKVNVWRMRQKWKSGESFVNEDSRLTISEDIFEHLLSQAFKSEVNAKKVRSELDLERANLELGFIRAFKQYSGVELASIYTKIENLITEIDALNKANSKKNKQVVNGEINSLKIELDEYIKECSIREMELYYECMKKLATANEAESKNNYKNSKGHK
- a CDS encoding DUF643 domain-containing protein; the encoded protein is MYTNEISNFYDNLSEDLKKSINKLYETEQATQEQKSRMYSSYKAAQEYGIKTGKSTEEIISDIIDHVKKFIKDVLKDKYLIKKHKNSKNMKLNCSCNKGMLDKCV